The following proteins come from a genomic window of Rutidosis leptorrhynchoides isolate AG116_Rl617_1_P2 chromosome 10, CSIRO_AGI_Rlap_v1, whole genome shotgun sequence:
- the LOC139871391 gene encoding uncharacterized protein, protein MYQPSSPEPYSAEMDTSKSKEGKPHISCQMRVSPMIKTNILVIRCTTTIVVGAIVSSTITIFTYENNDDGGIYSLAINDVSEINDGLQVNNLEHLRIELRDIHMATNNFSKDSIIKDRENYCLYKGELECFDKDYISFVKGKNKDELPKKQYIVTIKRIRSSYHDYNKEIRSLSHCNHQNIESLLGFCEQDYEVILVYEYFPANYLHFNMLSYTLTWEKRLQICIDVAHGLNYLHNEIKDHTKVIHGSISCDNILLDDNDRAKIGGFECSKLLPPNKDFDALHLGKTKPLVEDPHMDPEYVMTGMLKRESDVFSFGVVMLEVLCGNCANILVEYYEGKGLGELARRWYKEGTTKDKIFPSILEENNDNSYFLYKGPNKYALGIFIKVAYWCLAEKQSQRPTMKFVSKELEKALALQENKHKLIMSLEEIKIATQNFRHVIGEGGFGRVYKGEVAHEHDNGQYTIVAKKLDTSGGQGEKQYFNELEILYLYKHENIISLVGYSKETEEKVIVYEYAARGSLDEHLKSASLTWRNRLKICIDVATGLEFLHGGVGGRVVIHRDIKAANILLFDGWKAKLGDFGLSLICEIDKRTDVVIDHPCGTEVYVDPQYLKLGFLTLESDIYSFGVVLFEILCGRATYRIPKPKNKSLLCFIKHNFEKGKQYEMVFKAIKEEIVPKSLTTFLNIIYKCLDDDREKRPTSIEVLAELKKALEFQDEDTILDPVYLPKELFNTIGYK, encoded by the exons ATGTACCAACCGTCATCTCCGGAACCTTAC TCTGCTGAGATGGACACCTCCAAGTCTAAGGAGGGAAAACCTCATATATCCTGCCAAATGAGAGTAAGCCCCATGATTAAAACAAACATTCTCGTTATTCGATGTACGACAACTATAGTTGTTGGTGCCATTGTTTCGTCTACAATCACGATTTTCACCTATGAGAATAATGATGATGGTGGAATTTATTCACTTGCAATAAATGATGTCAGTGAAATAAATGATGGTCTGCAA GTGAATAACTTGGAACACTTGAGAATTGAACTAAGAGACATACACATGGCTACCAATAATTTCTCCAAGGATTCTATAATTAAGGATAGAGAGAATTATTGTCTTTACAAAGGAGAACTTGAATGTTTTGATAAAGATTATATTTCTTTTGTAAAAGGAAAGAATAAAGATGAACTACCCAAGAAACAGTACATTGTAACCATAAAACGTATCCGCTCTTCATACCATGATTACAATAAAGAAATACGAAGTCTTAGCCATTGCAATCATCAAAACATAGAATCTCTTCTTGGATTTTGTGAACAAGATTATGAAGTAATACTTGTCTACGAGTACTTTCCTGCTAACTACCTTCATTTTAATATGTTAAGTTATACTCTTACATGGGAAAAACGATTACAAATCTGTATTGATGTTGCACACGGCTTAAATTATCTTCACAATGAGATCAAGGACCACACAAAGGTAATACACGGTAGTATAAGTTGTGACAATATTTTGTTGGACGACAACGACAGGGCAAAGATTGGTGGATTTGAATGCTCTAAATTGTTGCCTCCGAATAAAGATTTTGATGCTCTTCATCTTGGTAAGACAAAACCTTTAGTCGAAGATCCACACATGGATCCGGAATATGTTATGACTGGTATGCTGAAAAGAGAATCCGATGTATTTAGTTTCGGAGTAGTTATGCTTGAAGTCCTATGTGGGAATTGTGCCAACATATTGGTTGAATACTATGAAGGCAAAGGGCTGGGAGAGTTGGCACGTCGGTGGTACAAAGAGGGAACAACAAAAGATAAGATATTTCCTTCAATTTTGGAAGAAAATAATGACAACAGTTATTTTTTATATAAAGGACCCAACAAATATGCCTTGGGCATATTTATAAAAGTTGCCTATTGGTGTTTGGCAGAAAAGCAGAGCCAGCGCCCAACAATGAAATTTGTCAGCAAGGAACTTGAAAAAGCATTAGCCTTGCAA GAAAACAAGCATAAGCTGATAATGTCTCTTGAAGAGATTAAAATAGCCACACAAAACTTTAGACATGTAATTGGAGAAGGAGGCTTCGGTAGGGTATACAAAGGGGAAGTTGCACATGAACATGATAATGGACAATATACCATTGTTGCAAAGAAGTTAGACACAAGTGGTGGTCAAGGAGAGAAACAATACTTCAATGAGCTAGAAATTTTGTATCTATATAAGCATGAGAATATTATCAGTCTTGTAGGCTACAGCAAAGAAACGGAGGAAAAAGTTATTGTTTATGAATATGCAGCTAGGGGAAGTCTTGATGAACATTTGAAGTCTGCTAGTCTTACATGGAGAAACCGGCTTAAGATATGTATTGATGTTGCAACTGGACTAGAGTTTCTTCATGGAGGTGTTGGAGGACGCGTAGTGATACATAGGGACATCAAAGCTGCTAACATTCTATTGTTTGATGGTTGGAAGGCAAAACTTGGTGATTTTGGGCTTTCCTTAATATGTGAAATAGATAAAAGAACGGACGTTGTCATCGATCATCCATGCGGCACGGAGGTCTATGTGGACCCACAATACTTAAAATTGGGTTTCTTAACCTTAGAATCTGATATTTATTCATTCGGAGTGGTTTTATTTGAGATCCTATGTGGGAGAGCAACTTATAGAATCCCCAAACCTAAGAATAAGTCTTTACTTTGTTTCATTAAGCACAACTTTGAAAAAGGAAAACAATATGAGATGGTGTTTAAAGCTATAAAGGAAGAAATTGTGCCTAAATCATTGACTACATTTCTAAACATTATTTACAAATGCTTAGATGATGACAGAGAAAAGCGACCAACTTCAATAGAAGTTTTGGCAGAACTGAAGAAAGCCTTGGAATTTCAA GATGAGGATACAATCCTGGACCCTGTGTATCTACCTAAGGAGTTGTTTAACACCATTGGTTACAAGTGA